The Deinococcus reticulitermitis genome has a segment encoding these proteins:
- a CDS encoding COX15/CtaA family protein produces the protein MSGTLSALPGRQADRARWLVRLAWIALAYNLLVIVWGAVVRITGAGAGCGDHWPLCNGVVVPESPTMHTLIEFSHRLTSAASGLFAIGLAALAFRVTPRGHPARFGALLSLGLIILEGLVGGVQVLLGLTADSTDPARGFVQGIHLANTFALLGALLLTALWAGGGPRLRLRGQGRVGSLSFIGLGLLLLLGMAGAVTALGDLLFLPADGSTPIETVKRDFAATATVIENLRIVHPLLAVVSSAYLAWLAVWLRRLRPDAEVARWGGVLWGLIAVQMLAGFANVALKAPAWMQLTHLLLACAMWLALVMLVYRAMTAPGARLPAPAPETGASSPGTSSAGARV, from the coding sequence ATGAGCGGAACGCTGAGCGCGCTTCCGGGCCGGCAGGCAGACCGGGCCAGATGGCTGGTGCGTCTGGCCTGGATCGCCCTGGCCTACAATCTGCTGGTGATCGTGTGGGGCGCGGTGGTCCGGATCACCGGCGCCGGCGCCGGCTGCGGCGACCACTGGCCGCTGTGTAACGGCGTCGTGGTGCCGGAAAGCCCCACCATGCATACCCTGATCGAGTTCAGCCACCGCCTGACGAGCGCGGCGAGCGGCCTCTTTGCCATCGGCCTCGCGGCGCTCGCCTTCCGGGTCACGCCGCGCGGACATCCGGCGCGTTTCGGGGCGCTGCTCTCGCTCGGCCTGATCATTCTTGAGGGGCTGGTGGGCGGCGTCCAGGTGCTGCTGGGGCTCACCGCCGACTCGACCGACCCGGCACGTGGCTTCGTGCAGGGCATTCACCTCGCCAATACCTTCGCGCTGCTCGGGGCCCTGCTGCTCACGGCGTTGTGGGCCGGCGGCGGGCCGAGGCTGCGGCTGCGCGGTCAGGGGCGGGTGGGCAGCCTGAGCTTCATCGGCCTGGGGCTGCTGCTGCTGCTCGGGATGGCGGGCGCGGTCACGGCGCTTGGGGACCTGCTCTTTCTGCCGGCAGACGGCAGCACCCCCATCGAGACGGTCAAGCGCGACTTCGCGGCGACCGCTACCGTGATCGAGAACCTGCGGATCGTGCATCCGCTGCTCGCCGTGGTGAGCAGCGCCTACCTTGCCTGGCTGGCCGTCTGGCTGCGCCGGCTGCGCCCGGACGCGGAGGTGGCGCGCTGGGGCGGCGTGCTGTGGGGCCTGATCGCGGTGCAGATGCTCGCAGGCTTCGCCAATGTGGCGCTCAAGGCCCCGGCGTGGATGCAGCTGACCCACCTGCTGCTCGCCTGCGCGATGTGGCTCGCGCTTGTTATGCTGGTCTACCGGGCCATGACCGCGCCGGGCGCGCGCCTCCCGGCGCCGGCCCCCGAGACCGGGGCGTCCAGTCCTGGGACGTCCAGTGCCGGGGCGCGGGTATGA